A window from Bufo bufo chromosome 1, aBufBuf1.1, whole genome shotgun sequence encodes these proteins:
- the LOC121006015 gene encoding P2X purinoceptor 7-like — MDSDSHQVSSSASTTRAEKLEWIKKCLQEKYGCPDNSEPCFPENPTRPSNSEDNVEIEESDYRLGNKLWCTCNNCEPMPMPVESICCQEVSNIEPYLEEMGCIIEHDYFHQFCQDRGKVEVSMRSIGQVLHPPPDKDLNRLLRKTAYRGFTSWIHGYLGVAKRRPIPSCAVSVIRKVFPDPEQDYCGFLMFREEPAEYLAME; from the exons ATGGATAGTGACTCGCATCAAGTATCATCGAGTGCGTCAACAACAAGAGctgaaaaa TTGGAATGGATAAAAAAGTGTCTCCAAGAAAAATATGGTTGCCCTGACAATTCAGAACCCTGTTTTCCTGAAAACCCCACTAGACCCTCAAACTCGGAGGACAACGTTGAAATtgaagagtcagactacagacttGGAAATAAGCTATGGTGTACTTGTAACAATTGTGAACCAATGCCAATGCCAGTCGAATCAATATGCTGCCAAGAAGTCTCAAATATTGAACCTTATTTAGAAGAAATGGGATGTATAATCGAACATGACTACTTTCATCAATTCTGTCAAGATCGAGGAAAAGTGGAGGTGTCGATGAGGTCAATAGGTCAAGTGTTGCATCCACCCCCGGACAAAGATTTGAACAG GTTACTCAGAAAAACAGCTTATCGTGGGTTCACATCGTGGATACATGGCTATCTTGGCGTGGCCAAAAGAAGACCAATTCCTTCTTGTGCTGTTTCCGTCATAAGAAAAGTTTTCCCTGACCCAGAGCAGGATTATTGTGGGTTTCTGATGTTTAGAGAAGAGCCAGCGGAGTATCTTGCCATGGAGTag